From Streptomonospora salina, the proteins below share one genomic window:
- the ehuC gene encoding ectoine/hydroxyectoine ABC transporter permease subunit EhuC has protein sequence MDFFLNRFPVYLDGALITLLITVLGSALAFVLAMAVGILGTLRNPVARAAATVYTEAFRGVAALVLLFWFAYAIPQITPYELSPMFVGVLALGLNVGAYGAEVVRAAINAVPAAQTEATIALNMSWLRRMRSVLLPQAWAQMLPTFGNLVIELMKASAIVSLINVADLTDVAGRMRASSSETILSYGSALVMYFVIAQLLIVGMRTLERRANRRLGRAPARGSLLDLLRPPTPGTKVGTAE, from the coding sequence GTGGATTTCTTCCTCAACAGATTCCCCGTCTATCTGGACGGGGCCCTGATCACACTCCTGATAACCGTGCTGGGATCGGCGCTGGCGTTCGTCCTGGCGATGGCGGTCGGCATCCTCGGCACGCTGCGCAACCCCGTGGCGCGCGCCGCGGCCACGGTCTACACCGAGGCGTTCCGCGGAGTCGCGGCCCTGGTGCTGCTGTTCTGGTTCGCCTACGCGATCCCGCAGATCACGCCGTATGAGCTGTCCCCGATGTTCGTCGGCGTCCTGGCACTGGGGCTGAACGTGGGCGCGTACGGCGCCGAGGTGGTGCGCGCGGCGATCAACGCGGTGCCCGCGGCCCAGACCGAGGCCACGATCGCGCTGAACATGTCGTGGCTGCGGCGCATGCGGTCGGTGCTGCTGCCCCAGGCTTGGGCGCAGATGCTGCCCACCTTCGGCAACCTGGTCATCGAGCTGATGAAGGCCTCGGCGATCGTGTCGCTGATCAACGTCGCCGACCTCACCGACGTCGCCGGGCGGATGCGTGCCAGCTCCAGCGAGACGATCCTGTCGTACGGCAGCGCCCTGGTCATGTACTTCGTCATCGCCCAACTGCTGATCGTGGGCATGCGGACGCTGGAGCGCCGCGCCAACCGGCGGCTGGGCAGGGCGCCGGCGCGCGGCTCGCTGCTGGACCTGCTGCGTCCGCCGACACCCGGAACGAAAGTGGGGACGGCCGAGTGA
- the ehuD gene encoding ectoine/hydroxyectoine ABC transporter permease subunit EhuD, with the protein MNWDTEFAISIIPRLLEGLAVTVQATVIGYAVALVLGLVVAILRRMDYIGPVVFVVFEFIRTTPVLVQLLFVFALAPPAVTPLTIGITVLGVHYAAYTAEVYRSGIEGVAKGQWEACRALSLPPLRVWGAVVMPQAIRKVIPPLGNYLISMFKDTPYLFAITVGEMMFVAKAIGTEAFRSMEAYTLAGLFFLAVSVPSAVIIRRLERRYAAV; encoded by the coding sequence GTGAACTGGGACACCGAGTTCGCGATCAGCATCATCCCCCGGCTGCTGGAAGGCCTGGCCGTCACCGTGCAGGCCACCGTTATCGGCTACGCCGTCGCTCTGGTCCTGGGTCTGGTCGTCGCCATCCTGCGGCGCATGGACTACATCGGCCCGGTGGTCTTCGTGGTCTTCGAGTTCATCCGGACCACGCCGGTGCTGGTGCAACTGCTGTTCGTGTTCGCACTGGCGCCGCCGGCCGTCACGCCGCTGACCATCGGTATCACCGTGCTGGGCGTGCACTACGCGGCCTACACCGCCGAGGTCTACCGGTCGGGGATCGAGGGCGTCGCCAAGGGCCAGTGGGAGGCCTGCCGCGCGCTGAGCCTGCCGCCGCTGCGGGTGTGGGGCGCCGTGGTGATGCCCCAGGCGATCCGCAAGGTCATCCCGCCCCTGGGCAACTACCTCATCTCGATGTTCAAGGACACGCCCTACCTGTTCGCCATCACCGTGGGCGAGATGATGTTCGTGGCCAAGGCGATCGGCACCGAGGCTTTCCGCAGCATGGAGGCCTACACCCTGGCGGGCCTGTTCTTCCTGGCCGTGAGCGTGCCCTCCGCGGTCATCATCCGACGTCTGGAGCGCCGTTATGCAGCAGTCTGA